In Capsicum annuum cultivar UCD-10X-F1 chromosome 8, UCD10Xv1.1, whole genome shotgun sequence, the genomic window GGCTAGTAACGCATGTTCCTCGCTTCTTTCTCTCCTCTTCATATTCAGGATCATCTGTGGCCAATTCAAACCTACACACTGGACAAGAATTCCTAGTACCCAACCACTGAACTATACAATCATCATGGTAACCATGCCCACAGGGCAAATTCTTTGCCTTTTCACCCACATTCACTACATCTTTACAAATGGCACATGCTATTACATCCTGCTCTTCCTTGATGACCAACGTATCAAGACCCTCAATTGCACTCTTGGAAGCTGGTGGAGCTCCTCGCCTTCCGCTACTGTCGCTCTCGGCTAGGGTTTGCAGTAAAGCTTCGTAACCCGCTGCGTCCACGTAGTCGCCAGGGTTTCCTATGTAGCCATCCATATCAGGAACTTGTAATCGGAGCTCAATAGAGTGGTCTTCCAGTCCCATCAGAATCTCTGCCCAGTCGAGAATTCGGTTGCGCCTATTGGCGGCTCTTGCGGCGAAGTCACGTAGCCGGAGACGGAGCACATCCCTCCTCCTACGCCGAAgatcctcttcatcatcttcaaccTCATCAACATCATCGTCGTCGTCGttctcttcatcatcatcttcatcctCAGATTGGATTCGATTCCGGCGATTTTCTCCTCCGACGTCTCCATTTCTAACTTCGAGTTCGTTATGCTCCTCCTCATCTTCATCGtcatcgtcgtcgtcgtcgtcgtttCCCCAACCGTCCAGCTCGACACGGAGGTAATCATCATCAGCGTGCTCAGAAGGAGGGGGAGGGGGCGCGTCGGTTTCACGCGCAGCCTCAGCGATAAGACGAAGAACCTGGATGAACTGATTGCCGAAAGTAGGGTCTTCATCGATCTGATCGTCGGAAGGAGAGACAGAAACAGCGCGTGAGGGTACGGACTCGACGAAGCCACTCTTGCAGTTGTTGCAAATCAGATCGGGTAGATCGGGTAGGGTTTCGACGGCAACCCGTGCCTCACACTGGTAGCACCAGTAATCAGGATCCGACCCGGTTGGTGGTGGTGCAGGGACTGAGGGGGTCTCCGCCATTGTTGGGGCGACTTTTTGGTGGGTTGGGGGAGAAAATCAGCGTACATATTGCTGATGGCAAGTTGGACATTTTTAAATGGGCTTCATGGCCCAACAATATATTGGATAATTTTCACTTGTTGAAATGTATTTTGGACCAAACAAAAGCATAAATCCAATAAGGGTCCACTGAGTGAAGCCCAACTCAAAATCAATAGTTTGGTATACACGTTTCTCTCCTTTGATGATATGATACTTAAAAGATACTTCACAATCTTGTAAAATATGTACAAGTGACCAAAGATAAACattttgaatttggaaaataaaatggaAGAGCTCACTATAATTGATTGAAAAATACTTGACAATCTTGTAAAACATGTACAAATGACCCGGTTGGTGGTGGTGCAGGGACTGAGGGGGTGGGTATCCGCCATTGTTGGGGCGACTTTTTGGTGGGTAGGGGGAGAAAGCCAGCGTACATATTGCTGATGGCAAGTTGGATCTTTAAATGGGCTTCATGGCCCAACAATATCTTGGATAATCTGTTGGAATGTATTTTGGACTAAACAAAGCGTAGATCCAGTAAGGGTCCACTAAGTGAAGCGCCACTCACATCAATAGTTTGGCATACATGCTACTCTCCTttgatgattgttaaaaaaacTCGCCAAACACATCCGCTATCCTCTAAATTTCAAGcatcactttaacacttaaattagTTGTTGTTTATTTTAGACACCTCATATAAAACTctagtgtgtcattttgacacttttttaataattagtcaAATATATAAGGTGTGTGTAACACACCCACCGATGATGTGTCAAAATAGCGAATTAATTGAAGTCATGTGGCATATATACGAAAAATAATTACTAAAACATATATTGTAagaaaaaattcattttaaaaactatttagttaattatttttaaaaaaaggaaaacgaGTAGCTCAAGACTTGTGAAGAGTGTTTCGACGGCGGAATTGTGATGGTCAATTACTGGGTGTGTTAATAGAGTTGAAGGTTGGGTCTGTTTTGGTGATGGGTTATTGGTGGTTTGTCGGTGGAGGAGCTTGGTCGGCGATTGTTAATGGAGGTTAAGGGGATTTTGTTAATGGAGAAGTGTTCAATAGTGATAATGGAGGAGAAATAGAGTGGGTGAGAAAGGTGTTTTCCAGACGGGTTAATAAGGGTGTTCTTCAAACCACCATCTTCACTCTCCAAACTTTCCACCGCTGTCATTTCAACGAAATTCATTCAACAAATGAACATCCATTAACAAAGCAATTAATTCACATACacacaattttaaaataaattttctacaTTTTAcctcaaaattttttttgaagtattcaattatttatttcaagttgtGAATTTCATAGATGAAGTTGGAGGAGGAAGGAGTGAAGGTGAAgcaaaataacaatatttttttttaaaaaaaaaagcctCCTCACACACTTAAGGTGTGTGTCTTATACTCACTTTGTCATATCAGCGAGAGATGTCAGAATGACACAGCAGAATTTTAATTtaagtgtttaaaatgaacaatgtCAAATTGATGTGGCAAAATGAAAGTTAATGTCAAATTTAGAAGGTTAGCGATGTATTTagactaaaaaaaaatacttcacaATCGTGTAAAATATGTACAAATGACCAAAGATAAACATTTTGGAATtggaaaatgaaatgaaaaaactCACTATAATGGATTGTAGAAGCTTTTTGTTAGTTTATACTCCCACAACTAAGCATATATTtccactaaaaaaaaaaatgcaacccTGACTTATTAAAGCCCTCATTATGtttgtgttttaaaaaaaaaaaatcacatcacAAGAAGAGAAACTTTATATTTAATGAACCACAAGAATCTATGATATACGATTTTATCGTgcattttgatgatatttttatacatcttttcaaataaaatattatatcaaTTTCTATCCCACCTGGTTAGCCACAGGGTTTGTTATCAGTGGAAGAATAAGAGATGACATGATTGGGAAGAGTATATATATTCTCATTCTCGTATATAAGAAGTGGGAGTGGAGCTGATGAATCAGACTCCACTTCGTCGATATCCGTGCTTGTCATTTGATTcttccgtaattttattatatcacccttaattacttattatgtgatatttaaatattaaaatattaataatatttaataaaaaaaagtaaaatagacatttataacatttCAGCTTCAGCcacttcaactgtaattttattatattacccttaattaattattataagtcatctaaatattaaaaattaataatatttaataaaaaagatacaaaatgataaattaactcttgatgctttgaattaatttgacatcttatacgAGGTCTACTTAAATTTTTTCgtaagtatttttatagtaactttgttatatcacttctaattagttattatgagtcattaatACATGCCTACTTCGATAATTCAATCGTggtatttggttgactctcaaaattatatcagtgtcgcttaaattggactagaagaaaaattattataaatcacaataattaaaaacttaaatcatttttaaaatataattgattatcaatgtcgcaaaagtttgaacaaaaagagtattataaattagctAACCACttaaatagtaaattataatatcaaaaacgtaatataaattataatagttaacaacttaaaatatctaaaaaataattaatctgttgTATGTTTCAAAAAatgtattaattaaaaattatataaaaagtattataaattacaatagttaacaatttaaaatatctaaaaaaataataattaatttgttatatatttaaaaaaatgcgtaaaaaatatattaatcacaataattaataacttaaaaaaatttaaaaatataaaatatttgattgaatctcaaaattttatGGGTGTCATATTACCAACTTAAAATATTCTTACACAAATTTCATTAATctaaatacgataatatatacctaaacaaataatatctttaattaaatgataaaattatacatTAACATAAAATTTTTGAGTATTAACATTGAGCCCGTAGCACGGCGGAGCCAACTAGTTCTATAAAAAGGAGGAGACAATGCAAAATTCTGGAAATTTGGGGAATGTTTAAGCCACTAAGCAAACTTAGTTGACCCTTTTAGAGGCTCAATTTGCGCAATTACCATTCCAATCCAAAACACCACTCACTAATTTGCCTTTTTTTCTAATTCTCCGCTCCTTTCCTTCACTTTTATTAGTTCAAAATATTCTAAATATCGATTTtcacttttgttatttttaatatattaagaaaatataattgattttttcGTGTTTTTACCTtcattatttgttatttatttttcaaattatttccgAATATCAATTAATATTGTTGCGGTATAATACTCGCATTAATAATTATTTCTTAAGTCTaaaaatgcataagtaaaagtgGATGAAGAGAGTATCTAAAACCAAAAAAGTACTTACGAcagattttacttttttattttttgagattcatattatataaaatttgttcaatatttttagGTTCCAAAAGAAAACACTCTCTATTAAAGACGGAACTTTTGATTAAAGATGAATGAGTGCGTACCACTCCATCAAAAATTTTgctaattaatattaatatatatatatatatat contains:
- the LOC107839721 gene encoding E3 ubiquitin-protein ligase CIP8; its protein translation is MAETPSVPAPPPTGSDPDYWCYQCEARVAVETLPDLPDLICNNCKSGFVESVPSRAVSVSPSDDQIDEDPTFGNQFIQVLRLIAEAARETDAPPPPPSEHADDDYLRVELDGWGNDDDDDDDDEDEEEHNELEVRNGDVGGENRRNRIQSEDEDDDEENDDDDDVDEVEDDEEDLRRRRRDVLRLRLRDFAARAANRRNRILDWAEILMGLEDHSIELRLQVPDMDGYIGNPGDYVDAAGYEALLQTLAESDSSGRRGAPPASKSAIEGLDTLVIKEEQDVIACAICKDVVNVGEKAKNLPCGHGYHDDCIVQWLGTRNSCPVCRFELATDDPEYEEERKKRGTCVTSRASSSSGEAAGAAAVDDSSPSFL